cttgagccacattttgaccttcTCAATTATTCGCATGTTAACACTTCGACTGCTTTtaatgagcgtatgtgtgtacataCGCTCATCCCTTTTCATTACCACATTAGTTTATATTTGTCCGGTTATAAATATTCAGTCACGTTTTATCAGAACCAGATGACTTCCTCGCTCTGCCTTCCCACTTCTTACTCTGCATGTCTGTCTGGATAAAGTGgtgcttgaaataaattcatccaACGAAATCCGTATTCGGCGTCTTGTTACAACCTTCACACAAACGGGGTTAATCTAGGTAATATACGGAGTCAAATTTTTGATGTGTGTTCATGGCAGATCTAAACGTTCATCCAAATTAGAGTCAGATCAATAGGTCATTAAACAGCTACTCCGATTATTAGGGTTCTATTTACTTTTGAGGGTCTATGATTGGAAGATTATGGAAATCTGTGTCAAGATGATCAGTTGGGGGTGTTTCAAATGTACGCGATTGTGTTCAATCTGTTTTGTCTAATGAAACGGAATCTGAAATATTGAGTGAAAATTTGACAACGTATGTGGATAGATATTTGAAACATACTGTTGGAACACATGTAAGTGTCGTGTCAATTACTAAACAGATACATCTTATCGACGATTGTATCAACAAACGTATGCATCCTTCCTCTTTTAAATGTTTAACACTCCGCAATCCGTGTTGATTTTCACTCATAATCTCGTAAGAGGTGATGCACATGATATCTGTGTTATCACATCATCCAACGTCAATATATCGGAACGTAGAAAAAAACTTACAAACATGAACTTAATCTCATCACATTTGCCTCTACAATCAACATGGATGTCAAAAAGTCAAACGAATTCAAATATACGATCTGATTATTATACCAGGATTTCGTGCATTCGCTTGTCTGTTAGTTACTGCGTATCTCAACGGTTCAACGTTATTCTAAGCCAATGTCGTATTCTAAATTATATTCACTGGTGCATAAGGCCAATCCCACGACTTTACGGTGAAAGTTCAAAGGTGTGCAGCAAGAGTGAATTCGACATCGGCCGAAAAAGCTTATCGTGATCAGCTTAGTAGGTCTGCATTGCCATATATAGTATCAGAAAAACGTAATTTTGCACGGAGGAAAGTCATCTATGATTCCTGCATCTCTAAGACACTGAGAATAACCTGCAGTGGTCAATCACATTAGTAACTAATAATCTAGAATGTGTTCATATAAGAAACCAAAGAAATAAACTAGATTACCATATTTGTCAGAAAGTTGAAATCCTGGAGCATTTCCAATCactaaaaaaacaaaattccaTGACAATTAAGATAACCCACATAAATCgtatataaaaaatataagCGAAAGCATCAATTCTTCAATACAACTAGATCTGACAACATATGATATGATATGCGACATTGGGAATATTTATTCACGATTTCCAACTACACACGGAATTGTGCTATTTCAAGCAGTTATGGCTAACCTGCTACTTGATTTCAGAGAGGGCATGATGACACACATCAATTTTATGCATGCTATACACGACCATTGAATCGCTCACAAATATTGTAAGTCATCTATCAATGTTCGGTGTCAAGTAAGTAGGATACTAATGAATGTTGACAGTATTTACATTATGAAAGTTCGTCTGATTCCCTTAAGaggttcttgaatgaaatattgTGAGAGTCGTTATCTATGTGCTCACTCTGAAGCTGTTTCATGTGTACACGTATATGTAACGCTGTCATATCCACTGTAATGGAATTCCTATTCATAAGTGAGGATGTGACAAAGCATGTAAATCGGTATTTAAAGTGAATTCCTGAAACATATATGGATGCCGCATTGTCTCCATCACAATCGTAGTCGTGTAATTACAAGTGATATTCAAGTCATTATGCAATCAGTTATCAGAAAAAAGTAAAAACCATATAATCGAGACATTCGGTCAACATTCGCTTACCGGTAGAAATGTCCACTGTATTAACTGGAACATTGTCATCTACAAATGTCATAACAAACAACACTCAGTTCGTGTTCATTCTTGTTATCGCGTGTTTACGTCGAAAGCATTCACTTTACAATCATTTCTGTAGTTAAGTAGCAGACAACTGACGCATAATTACAATTCAATGCATCGAGAAGAAACTTAAAAATCGGTAGATTTGTCCGGTTCATAACCAAATTTGTGGTTATCCATAAAGCATATGAACTCTCATAACTTGCTGATCGTCGCCAATTTCCCAGCAGCATCTCCACACATTATATCAATAAGCGTAGCCTACATTTGTcagagaaaggaacgaaaatggtgagtgatttgcaaacctatgtgcctttgataaactggtcataggcggcaccatattctcacataaacgcattcacaaagccacatggacttcaccggatcacactacacaaaaccaaattgACCATATccgcatcaacaaaacgttcagtaggatgatggaagacgtgagaaccaagagggGAGCTGATATGGCATCAGACCATCAaatgctggtcgccaagatgaaattgaaactaaagaagcactggacaacggggcggacaacatcacaaaagttcaatacggcctttcttcaggatactgacaaacccaacaaattcaagatagtcctcagcaataagttccaggcctttcatgatctactcaatggagaaggaactaatatggagagcaactggaaggctttcaaagaggcaatcacttcaacatatcGTCAGGCTCTAgaccacaagaagcaccatcacaaggaatggatcactgttgatacactggataacattcaagaaaggaggaacaagaaagcagcaatcaataccagtcggacaagagcagaaaaagccaaggcataagctgaatacacagaagtaaacaaaccagtgaaaaaaagtattagacctgacaaacgtaaatatgtggaagatctagcaacgacggcggaaaagttTGCAAGAGACAACTGTATGATATAACAAAGAAattctctggaaatcaccgtaaaccagaacgaccagtgaaatgcaaggaaggcgaggtaatcactaACAtcgaagagcaacaaaacaggtgggtagaacacttcaaagaactcttgaatcgaccagccccactgaacccacccaatattAAAGCAACacacacggacctcccaatcaatgttggcccaccaacaattgatgAGACTAgtatgaccatcagacaaatcaagagtggcaaagcagcaggaccagacaacgtTCCAGCAGAGGCATTAAAAGCAGACGTCGCGGTAACTgaaaggatactccacattctcttcaataagatttgcgatgaagaacaagtaccaaaagactggaaagaaggactcctgatcaaaataccgaagaaaggcgatctcagcaagtgtgataactacaggggcatcactcttctctcaatatcaggaaaagtcttcaacaggaaattgttaaacaggatgaaggactgcgtagacgcccaacttcgtgaccaacagacaggattccgtaaggatagatcgtgtacagaccaaatcgcaactctacggatcattgtggaacaatcaattgaatgtagTTCATCACtctatatcaacttcattgactacgaaagtgcatttgatagtgtggacagaacaacactatggaagcttcttcgacactacggtgtgcctcagaagatagtcaataccatacagagttcatatgatggactaaactgcaaaatcgtgcatggaggacagttgacaaagtcgttcgaaataaagaccggtgtcaggcaaggttgctttctctttctcctggtgatcgactggatcatgaagacatcaacatctgaagggaaacacgggatacagtggacttctaggatgcagttagacgatctagacttcgcagatgatctggcccttctatcgcaaacgcaacaacaaatgcaggagaagacgatcagtgtagcagcagcctcagcagcagtaggtctcaacatacacaaagggaaaagcaatattctccgatacaacacggcatgcaccaatccaatcacaattgacggagaagatttggaagatgtaaaaacctttacatgtctgggcagtatcattgatgaacagggtgaatctgatgcagatgtgaaggtgcggatcggcaaagcaagagcagcgtATTTACAACTTcgaaacatctggaactcaaagcaactgtcaaccaacaccaaggtcaggattttcaatacaaatgtcaagacggttctactgtatagggcagaaacctggagaactacgaaagccatcatccagaagataaaggtgtttattaacagttgtctacgcacaataattcggatccgttggcgggacactattagcaataaCCAACagttggagagaacaaagcagatcccagaggaggaagaaatcaggaagaagcgctgaaggaggatagaacacacattgaggaaagcacccaactgcgtcacaagacaagccctcacatggaatccacAAGACCAAAGGAAAGAGGAAGATTAAAGAACaaattacgccgggaaatggagatagacatgagaaaaatgaacaagcattggatagaactagaaaagaaggcccagtagagagtgggttggagaatgctcgtcagcggcctatgctccattgggattaaaaagcgtaagtaagtaagaaactTTCTCTGATTACTGAAGAGTATACACACTGCACTCACTTCATACCATCTTGTTGTGTATACAGATACATAAGCTGATTTCAAGGCgtagtttatttgaatcttataTAATACGATTTGTTCCTTCATAAACCTCATTTCTCATTTTATATCTGATGTTTCGTAGGTCACGATACATCTCTCCATAGATTTACGGTATTTATGTAGCTGATTACTGATGTCTTTTCGTCCATGCAGACATATATGCGTGCGTGCATTTGTTGTAACTGTATTTCATATGTTGACTTCTAGTAAGGCGATGTTCACGAATCCTCGTCACTTTCTCCTCGCATATTCAATGCACATGTGTATCTGCTTATGACTGAACCTTTAGATAGATAGATCGATTTGTGCGTGTCAATTCTCGTCATACAAAGTTGGCCAAATAAACCATCATTACAGTAATAGGGGGAAATTCAGCTTACGATTCTCGATGACTTCATTTTCACCAGGATGATTGTCGAAggctttaaaataataaatcgaaAAACGATGGGTTCATCAAAATGTCGACAAGATTTATTCATGCTATTCGTGGTTGGTCACTACTAATCATTGTCCACAAAAGCTCTAGACATTGACAGCGAAATGCTGTTTCAATTTTTCTAAACAAATCGAGTCGAATGTTCGTCTGCAGTGAGAGAGACAATGTGAGGTGAGAAACGACGCTCACATTGACTTCCTCCTCTAATCTGACTTGCGAATGACTTTCATTCACATTGATTAGAAATATTTTCACTCCCCTTAAATCAATAAGTGAGCTTGATGTAAGCTTCCTCTATTATAACGATTATTGGTGATTCCAGAAAGTGACTATCGAATGTGTGTCACATCCTTGTGGTCACCCTACTTGAAAGAGTTCTTGATACCTGCAATATAATAATTGAATGATGCTACACAGCACCTTTAAACATGACATAATTCGCTATGGAATTGTTGTGAGTTTTATGCACACAGTTTTTGTCACAACCTTCTCACATGCACTTACTTGGTATATCTTGTTTTTGTTACCAGAGATTTACTGGATATTTGGATCCTCTCTCACATGTGAATGATTTGTGATAAACATCCTTGCACGTTTATCTACTTTTAAACCATAATTATTTGATCGGAAAAAGCGATATATGTGTTGAGCCATTATCAAATTTTTGAGTCAAGTTGAGCTCGTTGAACTCAAATAAAAGTATTGTCATAACTTACACATCTCGCCGAATGCTGAGTTCACGTCATCTTCATTAACAACTAGATAATTGATAAACGTAGACTTGTTAGGACTTTTCGAATGTGAATAAGATTTATTTACTTGTTTTCTGCATATCGATAATTAGTAGCAAATCTCATTTGACACTCGTCATCCGGTAGTTTAAATAGTCAACCGATTTTGTTCGAGCAACCATTGGAGACCACTGAGCACAACACAGAGGCTTTGTTCTGGTAAGAGACTACTCAGAAGTGCACGCTTTTGACTCCAACGCGGATCCCACACGCGAATGTCATGTCGCTTATTGAGCTTATCAAGCATTCAACACTATCCAGTCTCAAATTGACTGATAAATTAATATTCGTCTTCAAGAATAACGTGTGAGAGAAAGCAGAGTGTGTACATGTGCCATGTATAATTTTACGTCTTAAATCAACTCAGCCTTAATTACAGACAGaatacccgaccgttgttgctacctgaacgtggtggtcgggcttgcctatcgtgatgaagcaaccgaccTATACTGGCTGGagcaaccgttcctcaaggtcccaccatgtcagacaggtcggttgaatagcggtaagactaaaagcaacaaacccagggtccgaaggcgaagtcgtactgctgactgtacagaggtgtgacagcagtaaggtgtttccttcagacaaccagcatgacagcgatgctgccttcccacaacgaggggtggggttagaaaacgtcgaccctaaaaatgcacacctcaccttacctcacggatttccgtctccggcggtaaggccctttgaagaacggagctaacacgtcaaaaacctcccacgaaaaggccgtgcgcgaccggcctcaagcagatGTTTCTTGGGCATTGCtgtcacactctcaggtcactgatatcacctctaatccaatttccttttcaggtacctccagaagaacctttcctcggtgtgggcaactgggaagtgataaccgccctcatacctctaacagcactcgagaccactgtattcatgatcaacctccctcttcaattcctattattcctcctacatcgactttcaactctaaacttcctccttcggcttcctcctcaagtgtcaccacagtcaacgattctagtgctcaaaaccctgtcccaggtctactgaaacctcgctccaaactacacattggaaccttcaacgtacgcaccctatgtcaaatcggtcagcaggcttccttggctaaaaccctagagtctctttccattgatgtatgctgtgtctccgaaacacgcatacaggattccagtgtggtcattcacttgacctcaccctccgtgtatctggagACCTGGatgccagttctcgtggactggcaggtgtaggcatagcactaagcatgagggcggaacaaacactgctagagtggatccccgtcaacagtcgtctatgtgctgttcggttaaacgactccgtaagaactcgaaaggatagggacactcgtcgttgccttttcgtcgtttctgcctacgctcccactgactgcagctcagatgatgtgaaagatgaattttggagaaagctttctgaactttttcagaaagctaaacgctcagacatagtactcataggaggtgactttaatgctcagataggtagcttaaaccaaagaggaaaggcatttaggtggatattttagcattccggcacaacgaacagataatggtgaccgtctgctccaactgtgctcagacaatcgcttatttttagcaaacataaattttaagcataaggagagacatcgtctaacatggagattccctacaccaaaccaacgatggactcaaatagaccatattgccatcagtcatcgttggagagggtcggtacaagattgtcgctcattctggagtacctgcttggactccgaccacgccctaatacgggcacgcatctgcttgcgcctcactggacgtaAAAAAGCCatagtaaaaagacccatttgAACCGAACTGAGtggcgaggaaaccaaaagtaggttccaggaacaagtgaggtcacgattaggtagttctgaaaacgaggttgacccagttgTTGCTTGGAAATCTATACAAActgctgtggaaacagcagtgacatctatcagtgatttaaaccacagagttacaaagaaccaatggatttcttcaaggtctatcacactgatggattctcgcaaactcgtcccatcaggttccgaacatgatgaagagcgacaacaaaccagatctaggttaagaaaaagtctaagaaacgaccgtgagcagtggtgggcaatgaaagcaaaagagatggaaaaggcggcgaccatagggaacacaagacagctttacagactaataaaagaaactggaattaataagtca
This genomic stretch from Schistosoma haematobium chromosome 5, whole genome shotgun sequence harbors:
- a CDS encoding hypothetical protein (EggNog:ENOG410VZFN) — encoded protein: MWSILSVTATSAFNASAGTLSGPAALPLLICLMVILVSSIVGGPTLIGRSVCVALILGGFSGAGRFKSSLKCSTHLFCCSSMLVITSPSLHFTGRSGLR